From Amaranthus tricolor cultivar Red isolate AtriRed21 chromosome 4, ASM2621246v1, whole genome shotgun sequence:
GAGTTCCCTTGAGATGATATATAATTTAACTCATTCGGCAACctctaaaattcaaatttttataaaaaaaattgtaacaaAAATAGAGAAATTGGAATGGTGACTAATTTATAAACACATCTTAGatacattaaaaaattttatttaatctaCAAACAAATCTAACAATGCTAATTTCATGGACTCTTccatatacaaaatattttacaaCTTTAGTTAGAACACTTGAGTAAAGTTTTCCTTGCTCTATTGATCTTAAGCTAGTGATGCTTAATGTAAGCATAATCAATTCTAATTAATGAAGTAGACTAAGTTAACAAATGCTTATGGCTTGTAATTGCTTTTTTCAGCTTCTATTGTCTTTGTACTCCCATCTTTAGCAACAATGATGCTTACCAATTTACATGGTTCGGCATCCTCGAGCATTTGAACTACACTCCTCATTGTAGGCCTAAGTTCCGGTAGGTTGGCCGTGCAAAGGATTGCGATCTTCAACAACTTGATCGCCTCTTCTTGCATGGGTTCGAGTATACTCGAATCTATTATGCTTAACACGCTTTCCCTATTCTTCAACTTGCTCGAAACCCAACTTACGATGTCCTTGCTCTCGCCAAACTCCGACTCAATAGGCTTTTTCCCCGTCACTAGTTCCATGAGAACAACTCCAAAGCTGTAAACATCACTCTTCTCGTTCACTTTGTATGTGTATCCATATTCTGAACACGTGCGATTTTTAAAGTTAAGAACGTATATTACAATTACAACATGAATTTAAAATACCAAACCGAAAATTGGTTTACCTGGTGCAATATAACCATGTGTTCCCGCGATTACATGAGTTGAATCACGAGCTGAACTCACTTGAACAACTTTGGCGAGGCCAAAGTCAGCGATTCTAGGTTTTAAAAACTCGTCTAACAAAATATTGCTGGACTTAACATCGCGATGAATGATTGGTTTGTCGTACCCATGGTGAAGGTATTCCAATCCTCGAGCAGCACCTAAAGCAATTTCGTATCGAGTTTGCCAATCTAATCCCAATTTCTTGCTAGTATGCAACCTATCCCACAAACTTCTATTAGGCAAGTATTCATAGACTAACAGACTTGAATCCTCACTAGTAATGCTACAAAACAACTTCACCACATTGATATGCCTTATTGAACTCAATGTTTGTACCTCCATGTCAAACTCTTTCATCTTCCTACTTCTCCCACATTTCTTGTCCAACATAGGAGTGCTCGGACGATTCTTCTTCCAATCATGGGAGAAATCATGATTTGAAATGTGCTTCACGGCCAACTCCTTACCATCCTTAAGCCCAACCTTGTAAACACTTCCACACCCTCCTTTCCCTATCAAGTTTTCCGGTTTGATCGATTCAAGAATCTCCTCTTCGGTAAAGGTGACTACATGATACGACTTCATATTCCACGAATCATCATCTCTCAAATACAACGCTCGTTTCTCGCTCTTTCGATCACCACGTATCTTAGTATACAAGTAGTAACCACTCAAACTAACCAAAATGACTAACCCTAGAactaaacaaataataaaagcaTGATAATCTCGATGCCTCAATGAACACGATCTAAAGCCCTTAAAACGTGAGCTACAAAGCCCAGCATTACCAACTAAACTTCCTCTAAAGGCCTCAATCGAAAGAGATTTCGGTATCTCGCCCGATAACTCATTGTACGACAAATCGAGCAAACTAAGCTTAAGAGACGAAAGTGTATCAGGAATCAACCCAGATAAGTCATTATGCGACAAATTCAACGAATTCAATGCAGGCAAAGAACCTAATACTGCCGGAATTTCACCAGAAATTGAATTTCGAGCTAAATTTACATCATTAAGACGAAGACAATCACCAAGAGAAGCAGGAACATTCCCAGAAAGATGATTTCCCTGCAAGTAAAGATTGTTCAACTTCTCAAGATTACCAACACTTTCCGGGATTTCTCCGATAAGTTCATTGTTACTCAAATCGATCCAAAGCAACGACGAAGCATCTCCGATTTCCGCTGGAATCTCACCGGATAATTTGTTATTAGAAGCataaatttgattcaaatttttaGCCTTACCAACATCTGACGTAATTGAGCCATGAAACTGATTATCAGCAATATCAATGATATTCACATTAGGCAGACCCCAAATTCCTGCCGGAATTTCTCCGGTAAGTGAGTTTTCACTGACTCGGAACCGAGTCAATGTTGTACAGTTACCATAACTCGCCGGAATCTCGCCGGAAAATTTGTTCTGCAGAATTAGAAGCTTTTTCATAGTCCCTTTTTTACACATATCAGGAGGGATTGTACCGGAAAGAGAATTGGTCGATACGTCGATGAAATTGAACTCAGCCCATGATCCAAGCTTCTGGGGAAGTTCTCCGGTGAGATTATTACTATATAGAGATAAATTTACCAGATTCTTGAATTCTCCGAACTCCGCCGGGATTTCACCGGTGAGTTTATTCAGGTACAGTTGAATCCATACAAGCTGATACATGAATTTAAGCTCAGATAAATCACCTTCTAAGCTATTATTTGAAGCATCAAAACGCTGTAATTTCGTCAAATTTCGAAACCCAGTTGGGATTTTCCCGGTGAGTTGATTACCGTAAAGCTCGAGTTGCCATAGATTTGTAAGATTGGAAATCTCAGATGGAATTGAcccaattaagaaattaatggATAATTCAAGATTAATTAACTGATTTAGGTTCCCAATTTCAGGTGGAATTGACCCGGAAATACTGCAATTTGTTAAATATAACCAATTCAATTCCCTCAATTGGGTAATTTGTTTGGGAAATGGGGAAATTTCAAAAGGGTTATCTCCTAAACTAAGTTGAATAAGGCCTGTCATATTATTGAGAGATTTCCATGGGAATTTCCCAGAAAACCCACTTGAATTTAAGTACaaatatttcaatttatttaaagAAGAAATATCAGGGAATGAACCAGAGAAAAGATTATTACCCAAATCCAAATACTGAAGATTAGTACAGTTTCTGAGATGAACAGTAACATTTCCAGTAATAGAATTAAACCCAAAAGATAGTTTTTGAAGAAAAGATAAAGAACAAATAGCATTAAAAGGAAGAGTACCAGATAAGCCCTGTTTTGATAGGTCAATTTCAGTGATATTCCCAGCAGAATTGCATGAAATTCCTGGAAATTCACAagtgggttttgaagaaatcCATGATGAAAATAGATTGGGATTTGTTGATTGAAGAGAAGATTTGAGAGTAAGGAGGGAATTGAGTTCATCTGAGGAAGCAAAACCGAAAGAAcagaggaaaaggaaaaggagaAAGAAGGAAGGGATTTTGGAAGCCATGGATGGAGGAAAATGGGAGAAAAGGGGTAAAGGGGTGGGAGAATTTGTTAGGGAGTGTAGTTGGGAATTGGGACTATAGATGATGCTAAGTAGTAAGTAGAGTTGGATTGGAAGGTAGAAAAAACAGAGGATTATGGCGGGGTGTTCAGACTGTTCACATTATGCTCCCTgtgaattatttattttcatgatttaataaatgaagtatttgataaataaaattaaaggtttttaatgattGGTTTAGGTTGAATAAGTAATGATTTTCATCTTTTGTTATGTGTGTGCGTTGCAAATTATCCATTGGGTAGCAAAATCAATTTGCATAGTTGGAATAAAAATAATTGAccttaataattcaatcttttactTGTGTGTTGTGAATAATCTCAtctttagattattttctaataatctaacatttaccTTTAGTACGTTATGAATAATCAAacctttgttttaatttattgataGCATACCATATTATTGCCTATTATTAGTGATTTGGTATGTTGTGGACACATGTATGACAAAGATTAgactaaaaataattcaaaagtgGTATTATTCACAGTAGATGGTGTGAAAGATaggattattaatgtcaaattttcctaaaaaaaaaataagtgaattAAATGTGTGCATGAGATAAAGATATACATATTGTGTTTATAGATGAGATAATGATAAGTTTCAAGGCAAAACCGCAAAAgtataaatagtataaaaagtTCAAATTAAACAATGAGATAAAGAAATTATGATTTGTTTGTCAAATATTTAATAGC
This genomic window contains:
- the LOC130810567 gene encoding receptor-like protein kinase 7, which produces MASKIPSFFLLFLFLCSFGFASSDELNSLLTLKSSLQSTNPNLFSSWISSKPTCEFPGISCNSAGNITEIDLSKQGLSGTLPFNAICSLSFLQKLSFGFNSITGNVTVHLRNCTNLQYLDLGNNLFSGSFPDISSLNKLKYLYLNSSGFSGKFPWKSLNNMTGLIQLSLGDNPFEISPFPKQITQLRELNWLYLTNCSISGSIPPEIGNLNQLINLELSINFLIGSIPSEISNLTNLWQLELYGNQLTGKIPTGFRNLTKLQRFDASNNSLEGDLSELKFMYQLVWIQLYLNKLTGEIPAEFGEFKNLVNLSLYSNNLTGELPQKLGSWAEFNFIDVSTNSLSGTIPPDMCKKGTMKKLLILQNKFSGEIPASYGNCTTLTRFRVSENSLTGEIPAGIWGLPNVNIIDIADNQFHGSITSDVGKAKNLNQIYASNNKLSGEIPAEIGDASSLLWIDLSNNELIGEIPESVGNLEKLNNLYLQGNHLSGNVPASLGDCLRLNDVNLARNSISGEIPAVLGSLPALNSLNLSHNDLSGLIPDTLSSLKLSLLDLSYNELSGEIPKSLSIEAFRGSLVGNAGLCSSRFKGFRSCSLRHRDYHAFIICLVLGLVILVSLSGYYLYTKIRGDRKSEKRALYLRDDDSWNMKSYHVVTFTEEEILESIKPENLIGKGGCGSVYKVGLKDGKELAVKHISNHDFSHDWKKNRPSTPMLDKKCGRSRKMKEFDMEVQTLSSIRHINVVKLFCSITSEDSSLLVYEYLPNRSLWDRLHTSKKLGLDWQTRYEIALGAARGLEYLHHGYDKPIIHRDVKSSNILLDEFLKPRIADFGLAKVVQVSSARDSTHVIAGTHGYIAPEYGYTYKVNEKSDVYSFGVVLMELVTGKKPIESEFGESKDIVSWVSSKLKNRESVLSIIDSSILEPMQEEAIKLLKIAILCTANLPELRPTMRSVVQMLEDAEPCKLVSIIVAKDGSTKTIEAEKSNYKP